CCAACAGGTAAAACTGCTCCTCATTAAAATATGTAGGCTTCTTAATGTGACTCAAACAATTCATGACAGCAGTTTCTGCATCTCATAAACTCTTGTATTTTTCCTTATTTAAGCGTAAGGCCTAATTAGGAGTCATTTCTTTATTCATTCACGCCTGAATAACCTCATGTAACTAGACAATCAAGTTATTTTAGCAACTCGTTATTTTCAGACAGAACGGGTTCTTCTGAGCTTCATTATGCGTGTTGAACTCGTGAACACATTTCTATTACTGACACTGGAATTCAACTGTTCAACGAGTCACTGACTCGAGAATCGACTCAGACTGATTCAGTTCGGTTCGTAAACAAATCGCTTAGGGCATTGTAAACTGTAGGGAGCATTTGCACCATGTTCGTTCACAATGCTTTAAGGAATCCAGCCCGACTGGTTTTGAATCGGGTTTTTAAACCAATTCATCAAAAAGATCCGACACataagaattatttatttacgAATCAGACAACGCTAGGAAAAAGCATACATACAAGCCTAATACATTACGTGCAGGTCGTTCCTACACCACGGGTTTACAACAACGCCTGCTTTCATCGCAAACAGATCTGTCAATAAAAATCTCCAGTTGATATTGCGCGGTGTCCGTGTTTTGCTCTGAATCACGGGGATCAAATCTATTCGCCTTACCTCAGATCTGCTGCAGAGAAATATGAGACGCAGTTAAACATAAATACCGATTCATTTCCAAAGTAAAGACAAATCAAGAGCATTGCTTGATGATAAACTACCTGGAGGAAATCCACATTTCACGCATCTGACGTGTTTTATGGGCGGTGGCCTATTTTCTTCTGCTGTTTACAGAAGAGACGCCATAGGAGCATGTCGCCAACTACTGCGAATGAGTACAAATAACTTCATATGCAATATTACATCGCTTCATCAACAAAAAGGACGATTTCGACAGGCTACAAACTTTcacctatcaaaaaaaaaaaaaaaaaaaaaaaaaacactacttcaGATTGTCTTTCTGGGtcagaagctgtgtgtgtgtgtgtgtgtgtgtgtgtgattacgcCTTCAATTTCCTAGCTGTTAattagatctaaaaaaaaaaaaaatattgtaaaatgattctttaattttcattaaaatggcTTGTAGAAATAAAACTGATTCTGCCTAGAAGAAAAATGCGATTCTGCGACAAGTACGAAGGCAAAGCCAGTCTTGTCAAGTCCCTTTCAATGATTTCTATAATCTTTGGTCCTGTAGAGGGAGCCAAATACAAGAGTCCGTTTAGATCGAATAGAAGTGAATGGCAGAGAAACCTTAATACACTAATAAACTATATATAGCCATTCTACAGAATCGGTGAAAACCACTATCCCACaaccaaaaaaacacatttagaaaGCATTTAAGTATTCAAATATTAGATGTTTATTAAGATCCTTCTATTAGCTTTTGAACAtcacaataacatttaaaatattagaaattaatATTAGTAGCTTAATATATACAAAACCATAATTTATTGGTTACTCTCAGTTGGGAGGTGGCTGTCATGAACCCTGACCTCTAAATTTCaacttatattattttatttattttattattttatttaacaacttattttttttgtattttttcttccatttttttgattcttttaaaaagtaacattaaagataaatacataaaattatatatatataaaattatatataccatTAACTGttggggaatttacagttaaaaaccaaggaccagatatttggcaatgaagaccaggagtcagagatgagttcaattaataataataattttacttgaagaaaatagtttgcaatttcatcagcagaagtcatattatatatatatacataatatgaaactttatgtaaaaaaatgttttcatgtttttcatgtCACTACCGAAACAGTGTGTGTTTTAGTCGAGATTTTAACTAAACCCATAAATTTGATCAGGGAATATTTCAGTGTTCCCCTCTCTCAGAGTATATTTTAGTATGTTTTAGTAGTGTTTTTACATGTGAGTTAAAATCTGTAATGTGGTTGCTACCAAAGCATTACTGTCACTACCGAAAATGTGCGGTCACTACTGAAACATGGGATGTTTTGTCAAAAAATTAAGTATACTGATGTTTTGATAGTTTTTGGTTCAATGTATATTCATACTAATGAATCCTTAACTTTGAAATCAGTATGATCAACTTTTTtcctaaataaaaacaaaaacaaaaaaacaaaattggatttaaaatacagaaaatctcATAGattgaaatattgttaaaatttcAATTGTTATCGATTCACCtctgattttttttctaatagctaaaaatacatttacaatctAGATGTAAGCAAATTCTTAATAGGTCAATATAACCCTTATTTTAAGTTGTTATTACTGTGTTTCAGCAGTGACAAATTTGGGgagaggaaaaatataaaaaaacttctgaaaaagaaTGAATTGCACAATAAATAGAAAGGTGTACCTGGGATATTATACAATTTGCATGCATACAAATTAATTGGAAAaagactaatttttttttttttttttttttttttgcctttatgcTCATCAAATTAAACTATCAAATTTCTGCCCTTCGGTAAATCATTTATATTGTCAAGCACCCAGAAATATTAAATCTCAAGCGCATGCTCAGTAAAGAGTAAACAAACAAGCGAAAAAGGCGATTGGCTTTTTTAAGCGGAAGGCGGGACGTTTAGTTTCTATCAAAAATGCGATTGGCTCTTTTAGCTACAGGGCGGGACTACACCACGGATAGAAATTCTACACCTTTTGTAATTTCGCAGCACTTGAGGTCCAAAAGCACGACTGCTCGTGTGATTTAAGAACTTGTCGggacacacaacaacaacacagtTGTTTGAGACAACAAATGTAACAGTATTTGGGGTGAACTGTTGGTCTCGAGTTGATTTAGGCGTCCTCAAGGTAAGATCTCTCGACCAATATGAGCCGTTTGAAACACTACTGTATGGTGGTGTGGCGATTTGACGTTTTGTTACACAGTTTTGTCTTTTCACAATCATGGCTGGTATTTCTTTTATGAATGAATGAGTTTGACGCGATTGTTTCTTGTTTCTCCAGATTAGACAATATTCTGATTTCGTTTCGTGTCGTTTGTAAACATAACTGTATTGGTATTATATTGCCGTAGTGCTAGTAGTAGCGTTACTGTTATTGGTATTGTGGAAGTCGTACGTTCTTTTAAATTATACTAACAATAAATCATTCATGTTGTAAATAGCTCTAACATATGCTAATACATAAAAGTATGTGGACACCCTCATGTCAGataatccagtaaaaaaaaaaatcttcaaggCTAAACCACAATGACATTCCAGAGAACTCTGTGCCTCTAACTTAGTCACAGCAGGTTAGGAAGGGTCTTTTCTGTTCCTGCATGACAATGTCCTTGTGCACAAAGTGAGCCCcatatagaaattattatttaccAAGTCTGCTGTGAAAGAACTTGCCTGGCCTGCACACAAAGCCAGACCTGAAGTCTGTTGAACACATTTAGAAATAACTATAACCCCACCAAACAAAACCTTAACCCGCCGACTCTCATTTTACTCTAATAAAacctttttcaaaacaaaatattttaaaatacctaAGTGAGtaaattgtgaaatacattttatgtttgcaTGAAGTGTACCTTTAATGCTAAAAACCACAGGGTTATTATTCTGGAACAGAAAAGGTCCCTCCTCAAAATACATTTGGAAGCACACAGTTCTCTAGAATGTAATTACTTTGTGTTGCATTAACACTTGTTTTCATTGGAACTACTAGAACAGTCAAACCTGTTCATTTGAAGGGATGTCCATGTTGTGTCGAAGTCTGTTCCCCTTAGTAAAGTGTTCCCGCTACGCAAAATGCGTACAGAGCACGCGCGTGTGCTCGTGCCACTGTTTCCGCTTATCTTTTTGTCATCCAGTGGCATTATTACTCCGCTACATCATTAGCTTgcataattattgtttttgtggAATAACAAAAAGAACACTTAAATGATCAGAACATTGGAACGAGCACACGCGCGTGCTCTGTACGCGGTTTGCGTAGCGGGAACACTTTACTAAGCGGAACAGACTTCGACACAACAGTCCATACAATTTTGGCCATTTAGTTAGGTTTAGTTTTTCGACATTTTCGACATCTCCAACTCTGACTACTCCAGTGATTTGTcgtcatcgtttttttttttacttccagtaAGTTAGAGCTTTAGGCAACACTCTATTTTACAGTACCTTTGTTAAACATACTTACTATAGTAAATTATCCATTATTACAAATGGCTTatcctaaaccaaaccctaattctaactataattatataagtatatattgCTAATTAATATTACTTAGTACTTAAATGAGTAATTACACTATAACAAGGccatcttaaaatatataatgtaacaagattttgtatttttttttaatttttatatatcagTAATGTTATTTACAGTACTACCACCACATATAGAAAAGAAATGTATGATGCCTTTTCTTTGGGGATCATCTTTTTTCTAGTGATGCACTTGAACTTCagcaactgaaaatgtaaaaaaaaaaaaaagggtttgatTGTTGACCAAACCAATAACATTTCATTAGCATTACTCCAATGGCAGCATTTATTTCATTCACCGTAACAATAAATGATGCTAGgagcaatacagaaaaattgtTTGTCTGAAATATTAAGAGGTAGCCTATTGTCGAAAAACTTTACTACAACTTTTAATTTATCATCGGAGAATACAACATCCTAAACAACATAAAGATTGCAGTTCTGTGGTTATTTTATTACAGAAACTTTAGTTTCAGGTTTTGCGCTTTGGCTAAATGGAAACATTGAGTTtggttttctataaaaaaaaaaaattattatgaaacATCACTactgtttctatttatttttatcctgaTCCTCCTGGACAGCCTAGCCCTCATCACAAATGGAAACACAAGCAGTTGAAAAGCTTCCTGATCCTCCCGAAGAAGTAAGTCAAACCATAACTGTGGCCATTTTGCAGAATGACAAAAACAGCTGCGTGTCCACCTTCTTTTTCTGCCTTTCTCCAACAGGTTTTACTTCCAGAAGGTTGGAAGCAGGTGCTGCCAAAAGAGCAGCATCGCTGGGTCAGCAAGGCTCTCTTTAGCAGAGACACATCTGGGAAGTTAAAGCTGACTGAACCTCTGCAGCTGTGGTGGTCACCTCCAGGACCCCAGTTGTTGTATTCCCGGCCTCCTCCTTTTCCTGATCCGTTCTTTCACAGCAGGCTGTTCCTATGGATGCCCTGCCGCATGTGGGCATACAGGCTGCCGTGCGTGAAGCCCAACTGCCGTCGTCTCGGCAATTATTTGAGGCCTTGCGGACTGTACGACACCGTCCGGAGGGTTTTGGACATGAGTGGGTGGTATTTCATGGTCACGGAGTACCTGGAGTGCTGTTCCTGCAGGAAAAAGGTGGCGGGCTGGTCACAagacattctggatcaattgGATCCCATCCATCGTGAGAAATTCCCAGCAGTGTTGACTTACAGGTTGGCAGAGTTGTTTGACAGTCATGATACTGTTAATATTGGTTTGATTTTGTGTTGTCTTTTGCCAAAGGTTGTCTTGTGATAAGGAGCTTGTTAGACTGATGCGGAGCCAGATGCCAGGGAAGAGTGTGATGTCGCTGTATCGACACCTCTGTGTGCGGCACAAAGAGCAGTGGCTGGCTCAGTCTGCAGAGTATCTTTCTGTCCTGGACAAGTTTCAAGATCTCAGCGCTGTTACTGCCAGGCTGCCGCAGATGATGCCACTGCCTTCTCCATCGTTGCTGTTGAGGGTACATGCAAAGGATGTACTGACACGGCTCGGAGAAATGAAGGCCAGAGTCACTTCCATCTACGGCTCCATCTTGAAAATGGTCTCCACCAAGAAGGTGAGGAGACACAACTaaattgtatgcatttttttaagtttctggATTAATacatacactaacattcaaagtAAAAAAGATTTGAGATTTGaaacatctgaaagctgaataaataagctttccagtgatgcatggtttgttaggataagacaatatttggccaagatacaactatttcaaaaaaaataaaaatacaactaaatactgagaaaatcacctttaaaactgtccaaattaagttcttagcaatgaatattattaatcaaaaatgaaattttggtATATTTAAGGTAAgcagtttacaaaatatcttcacagaacatgatctttacttaatatccttatgatttttggcataaaagaaaaatctacatcacATAGAATTTCCTGTTTTCTTAGATATTGGTTTGACAACACAACTTGTTCAATAATAGAACTGTTAAAACAGCAACTTTGTTAAAATACTGaacaaaatattacagtgtttaattatttttcaagAATTTCATTCAATTTTCAAGAATTTTTGCCTCACCAAAAATACCAAGATTGATTTTATTCCATAATAAAAGAGATCTATTTTAaccataatatttgttaatagaaattttaatgtatttttaaataaataattatatatagctTATATAAATCATCcaactttttttgcatttacCATTTTTCATCCATCTTTAGGTCACTAAGAAACACGATTCAGCTTTGTGGTCCACAAATGTGGGGAATGAGAATGGGCAAGTCCTAATATGTGTCCTGACTCAAACAGTGGATGAGGGCCTGCTTCCCATGTGCTCCGGCTTGATGGAACGTTATCGGCGAGCCGGAAAACCTCCTCCACAAGTCCTCTATGTGGACCGGGACTGTTGTTCTACTACGGGCAAAAGCAAAGTGGAAGCCATGTACCATGAGTGGGACCAGCTGGTCATCAGACTGGACGCATGGCAGTTTATGATGCGGTTTACAGCAGGCATCACTTCAGAAAGTCACCCGCTGTACGGCCCCTTCATGGGACGGCTCTTCTCCTGTATCTTTGAGTGGGATGCTGAGGATTTAAAAAGACTACAAGAAGCCAAACAACTGGAGCTGCGACAAACCAAAGATGTTAAAGCATCCAACAAGCCCACGGCCGAAGAGTTAGTACAGCACTGTCGCCACCAGACGCGTGAGCCTCAGGTGACCAAGCAGCTCATTGAACAGCTGTTACAGGACTTCATGGGTAACAAACTGTTGGACCAGAAGAGGATTGAGGAAATCTGGCGAGCCCAACAATGCCATCTTTTATGCATTCAGGACCCTCCAGGAGTACAGCTTTACAGAATGATTGGAGAGGTGACCAGAGGAGGTCTCATTCTGCCCCTGTATCACTGTGCACGTGGAGTAGGATCCCTCGAATCATTCCATCAGCATCTGAACCACTTCATTCCAGGTTTGTAAGAGCCATAATAATGAGCTCTATTTGTGAAATGTCAATATAGatggaaatgatttttttttttacctgctctttttctattcttttagGTACAAGTACAAATGACTTGTACTTCCATGTTTACCTGCTAGAAGGAGTAGTGCAGTGGAACGAGGCCCGATCTGTTGCTGTTGATGGCAGTCCACTGCAGCACTACGTAAACCGTCTAAGCCAGAAGCTTTTAGGCCATAAACTGGTTGAGGATCACAACAGCCCAGGAGAGTACACTGGTAATGCATTGCATGTCtttctttttatgtgttttgGTTAAATTCTTCATAATACTTTgtgttaagatatatatatataatatggagGTCACGTTAAAACTGACTGAATATGTTattatgagttttttttaatcattcattattttactatatatttgttttaagaaCACAAAGAAAAAATGAATTATTCAGAAAATGTGGGAATATTACTTAATGTATTTTTAGGAGACAGAAAATGCTAGCTGAAAAATGcctttttattgaaaatgttattCTCAAAAATTGAGGGTCAATTTGGGGTCAAtacaggttttatatatatatatatatatatatatatatatatatatatatatatataattttttttttttttttttgccttaatacttaaccaacaatttttttttgtaacatactGTTTGCACAGGTGAGCTCATAGGTGTGGAGTATCTTTATTCTCAAACCAACAGAGTTTTGGAGATCGACTACCTTATGGATCCCGATGCTCCTGATGGGAGTGATGAGCATCTGGAGGAAGACCTGGAATATGAGGATTTGGGCATTGATGACCTCAAATCACCACAGTTCTTGGAGCTCAGCCTCAAACCACTTCAGCCTGTTCAATATCAGGCAGCACTTCTGCAATCACCTTCCTCTGGCCTCTCAGTATCGCAGCCTGATCCAATCGTGTCGTCCACATCTGGGCCCATAAAGGACGAGCCTACCACTGCAGACCAGTTCACGCCTCAGGGCATCTCACAGGAGGATGATAATGTAAGTGgtgttcactgaaaaaaataaaggttccaacaCTTTACAGAAAGGTTccatttgttattgttgttaataaaaacaaacaatacattcacaaataatacaattattaaaaagttgaatatttaatattagtaaactgatatgaactaacaatgaacatttgtatttactatttttattaactgactttatgcattaaagggatagttcacccaaaaataaaaattatgtaattaataactcaccctcatgtcgttccaaacccgtgagacaaagtagtccatgtgacatcagggggtcatttagaattttttgatgcatcgaaaatacattttggtacaaaaatagcaaaaactacgactttattcatcattgtcttctcttccgtgtctgttgtgagagaaagttcaaaacaaagcagtttgtcatatccggtttgtgaacaaatcattcgatgtaacctgatcttgttgaaccagttcaccaaatcgaactgaatcgttttaaacggttcacgtctccaatacgcattaatccacaaatgacttaagctgttaacttgtttaatgtgtctgacactccctctgagttcaaacaaaccaatatcccggagttattaatgtactcaaacagtacactgactgaactgctgtgaagagagaactgaagatgaacacagagccgagccagataatgaacgaaacatTGACTTGTAACatattggttttcggatcaccagtagttctttcggacagttcgattcaataaaccggttgaagaaaatggttcaccggttcttttgcgctcgaggtaatggcgtcattggcgatgattgcccttgattcaagccttcggtttacccgctcataacattagcacagaatcagttcagaatcaatcaacaaaagaatcagttcggttcagacgttctgtgtgtcggtctgcttcacactgaatcacacatgcgcagttatcatcagctcctcggttctcgaatcgtacgcgtctgacagaaacggttcttgactcgagaacgtggattaatgcgtattggagatgcgaa
This genomic stretch from Carassius gibelio isolate Cgi1373 ecotype wild population from Czech Republic chromosome B21, carGib1.2-hapl.c, whole genome shotgun sequence harbors:
- the si:ch73-112l6.1 gene encoding uncharacterized protein si:ch73-112l6.1; amino-acid sequence: METQAVEKLPDPPEEVLLPEGWKQVLPKEQHRWVSKALFSRDTSGKLKLTEPLQLWWSPPGPQLLYSRPPPFPDPFFHSRLFLWMPCRMWAYRLPCVKPNCRRLGNYLRPCGLYDTVRRVLDMSGWYFMVTEYLECCSCRKKVAGWSQDILDQLDPIHREKFPAVLTYRLSCDKELVRLMRSQMPGKSVMSLYRHLCVRHKEQWLAQSAEYLSVLDKFQDLSAVTARLPQMMPLPSPSLLLRVHAKDVLTRLGEMKARVTSIYGSILKMVSTKKVTKKHDSALWSTNVGNENGQVLICVLTQTVDEGLLPMCSGLMERYRRAGKPPPQVLYVDRDCCSTTGKSKVEAMYHEWDQLVIRLDAWQFMMRFTAGITSESHPLYGPFMGRLFSCIFEWDAEDLKRLQEAKQLELRQTKDVKASNKPTAEELVQHCRHQTREPQVTKQLIEQLLQDFMGNKLLDQKRIEEIWRAQQCHLLCIQDPPGVQLYRMIGEVTRGGLILPLYHCARGVGSLESFHQHLNHFIPGTSTNDLYFHVYLLEGVVQWNEARSVAVDGSPLQHYVNRLSQKLLGHKLVEDHNSPGEYTGELIGVEYLYSQTNRVLEIDYLMDPDAPDGSDEHLEEDLEYEDLGIDDLKSPQFLELSLKPLQPVQYQAALLQSPSSGLSVSQPDPIVSSTSGPIKDEPTTADQFTPQGISQEDDNEKCVGLDGVLGYDHVINLANSLVELRNHGFVTQRKVDEIVALWDKLSEHDKGGVVHPTRAEDTLCLNNSHSDNFVTPCIDGLKSRLVTAICLALSHIHPAGQTIAGFRVNRWAAILHDYNMIRDIVQDNAAISTQTQIQLLEINQRTLCQWYNARKQRQEQLVLHQCTDNMKPSEPLFPVQHNVPETFRRGHVGDVIKVVIGGPEPFRTDPGQRAAAARPPSPKVPRTTAWRRRKAEEEAAQRGLPLKRPCEQYVCKKCGKPKTKEFGHSQFRGVHFCAKASGKTVEQWMEEMRRAK